Part of the Thermoplasmata archaeon genome is shown below.
CTCCGGGATGGGCGCCCGCACCGCAGAGGTACAGGCCTGCAATCGGAGTGCGGTAGCGCGACCACCCGGGCACGGGTCGGAAGGAGAACATCTGATAGGGGAAGATCGCACCGTGGAACACGTCCCCGCGGGTCAGGCCGTATTCTCGCTCCATGTCCAGCGGTGTGATCCATGTCTTGGCCAGGACGATCTTGCGAAGGTTCGGCGCATACGCCTCGAGGCAATCAAGAATCGCTTCCGCGAACCTCTCGCCCTCCGTGTCCCAGCTCCCGCCCGCGAGTTCGTAGGGGGCGAACTTGCACGACGCGGTAAGAGTGTGCATCCCCTTGGGCGCGACCGTCGGATCCACGGTCGACTGGAGGACGAGCTCAATGTACGGGTCCCTGGACCAGCGACCGTGCACCGCGTCCTCGTACGCCCGCTCCAGGTAGTCGAGGTCCGGGGCGATGTCGATGATCCCCTTGTGGTGGAGCTGGAGGTTCGTGCCCGGGACCGCGGAGAAATCCGGCAAGTCCCTCAATGCCAGATTCAACTTGAACGAAGATGGCTCCATGCGGTATCGCTGGATCGCATGGACGAAGTCGGGCGGCAAGCGGTCCTTCCCGACGATCCCGAGGAACGTGCGCCTGGGGTCCAGGTTGCTGAGCACGACCTGAGACTCGAGCTTCCGCCCGTCCTCGAGTTCGACGCCCCCGGCGCGCCCATCCCGGATCAGGACCGAGGACACGCCCGCGTTCGTGCGGATCTCTGCGCCGAAGTGCCGCGTCGCGTTCGCTAGCGACTGGGTGATGCCGCCCATCCCGCCTTTGGCCCAACCCCACACACCCTTCTGCCCGTTGATGATGCCGATGCTGTGGTGGCCGAGCACGAAGGCGGTGCCCGGCGTGCGCGGACCCGCGAGCGTCCCCGAGACCGCGCTCGTCCCCAGGGACACCTTGACCTGCTCCGATTCGAAGAAGTCGTCGAGGAGGTCCTGGACGGACATGAGGAGCGTCTTGCGGATGAAGTCCTCGGCCTCCGGCGTGGTCACGAGCTGCGCAAGGTCCGCGAGGCTCACGGGCGGGGCGAGCATCGTGGGCTCCACGAGCTCCGCGAATTCTTCCCAGAACGCATCGTACCGGGGCAGGGCGTTCGCGTCTGCCTCGGAGAACTTCGCGACCTCCCGGCGGTTCCATGCCGGGTCGGGACGCCACAGAATGTGGCGTCGATCGGGAAACGGGAGGAACATCGCCGGGTCGTGGACATGCTCCTCGAGCCCGAACCTCGCGAGCTGGAGCTCCTCCTTGATTTCCGGCCGGAACAGACCGCATGTGTAGGAGAGGCTCGAGACGCGGAAGCCCGGATGGATCTCCTCGGTCACGCACGCGCCGCCGACAATTCGGCGGCGTTCCAAGACGAGGGTCTTCAGGCCCGCCTTTGCGAGGTACGCCCCTGCTACGAGCCCGTTGTGACCCGCGCCGACCACAATCGCGTCATACGAGGCCATGCGTTCGCGCCCCGAGGAGCCGACCGCCCAATAAAGCCGTTTCCCTGCCGGCGGGTCGAGCCTCTCACGCCCTCTTCCGCGGAGGGTCGAAGAAGGGCCTCTTCACAGCCGTCGCGGGGGCGCGCCTGCGTTCGTCCTCGACGGAGACCTCGATCTCGACCGCGCTCCCGGGTAGCGCGTAGGAGGCTTCCACGG
Proteins encoded:
- a CDS encoding NAD(P)/FAD-dependent oxidoreductase; amino-acid sequence: MASYDAIVVGAGHNGLVAGAYLAKAGLKTLVLERRRIVGGACVTEEIHPGFRVSSLSYTCGLFRPEIKEELQLARFGLEEHVHDPAMFLPFPDRRHILWRPDPAWNRREVAKFSEADANALPRYDAFWEEFAELVEPTMLAPPVSLADLAQLVTTPEAEDFIRKTLLMSVQDLLDDFFESEQVKVSLGTSAVSGTLAGPRTPGTAFVLGHHSIGIINGQKGVWGWAKGGMGGITQSLANATRHFGAEIRTNAGVSSVLIRDGRAGGVELEDGRKLESQVVLSNLDPRRTFLGIVGKDRLPPDFVHAIQRYRMEPSSFKLNLALRDLPDFSAVPGTNLQLHHKGIIDIAPDLDYLERAYEDAVHGRWSRDPYIELVLQSTVDPTVAPKGMHTLTASCKFAPYELAGGSWDTEGERFAEAILDCLEAYAPNLRKIVLAKTWITPLDMEREYGLTRGDVFHGAIFPYQMFSFRPVPGWSRYRTPIAGLYLCGAGAHPGGGVLGAPGHNAAMAVLEDWPHVKRGP